The Flavobacteriales bacterium genome contains the following window.
CGTGCACGGAGCACTTCGGTTACGGTTTGCCGGGGTTCAAGTACAACGATCATCCGATGCTCTACCTCGGTGCGGCGAAAAACCACGTTGCGCTCTATGGCTCGGTGCCCGTCGGCTTCAAGGACAGGCTGAAGGACTTCCACGTGAGCAAGGGCACGATCCAATTCACACCAGAGAAGCCCTTGCCCGCTGCGTTGGTGAAGGACATCGTGAAGATGAAGATGGCGGAGATCGAGGTGCGTTGGCCGGTAAAGCCGAAGAAGACCGCTGCGAAGAAGGCGGCCAAGAATGCCTTGAAGAAAAAATGAAGGACCGGATAGTATATACCTCACGTCTGATCCACGCGCCGCGCGAACGCGTCTTCGCGGCTTGGACAGATCCCGAACAACTCGCACGCTGGTGGGGACCGCAGGGTTTCACGAACACCTTCCACCGCTTCGAATTGAAGTCGGAGGGCATCTGGGAGTTCACCATGCACGGGCCGAAAGCGATGGACTTCAACAATACCTGCGTCTTCAAACGGATCGAACCACCGGCCTACCTGGAATTCGACCACCTGAAGGAGATGCACTTCTACAAGGCCATGGTGACATTCGTCGAAGTGCCCGAAGGAACACGCATCGATTGGACGATGCATTTCGATACAGCGGAGGAACTGGCGCCGATCAAGACCTTCATTGAGAAGGCGAACGAAGAGAACATGGACAAACTACAAGAACTCTGTACGGGCGCGTCATGACGCGCCCCAACAACGCAACCCCATGAAGAAACTCAACATCACTTACTGGATCATCACCGCACTCTTCAGCGGCTTCATGATCTTCTCCTCCTACGGCGGCATCACCCTGATGCCCGAAGCCGTGGCCATGCTTCACGACCACCTGGGCTACCCGTTATACTTCATCCAACTCGTCTCCTGGGCCAAGGTGCTGGGCGCCATCGCCATCCTGCTGCCCATGGTACCTGCACGCGTGAAGGAATGGGCCTACTTCGGCTTCTTCGTTGATCTGGTGGCGGCCATCGTGTCCTTTGCCGCGGTGGGCGATCCCATCGCGAGCTGGTTGCCCGTGTTCGTATTCATAGCGGTGCTCGTCTGGGCCTACTGGCTCCACCACAAGCGTCTTCAACCAAGAAACTGAACCCTGAAATCATGCTGCTCTACATCCTCATCGGTCTCGCCGTCATCATCGTCGGCATCCTAATCGCCGCTTCGCTGAAGCCGAACACCGTTCACTACGAACGCAGCGCGGTGATCAATGCTTCACCGGAGAAGATCCTTCCGCACATCGCTGACTTCCACAACTGGAAGCCTTGGAGCCCGTGGGAAAAACTGGACCCGACCATGAAGCGCGATCATCTCGGTGCGGCGCACGGCGTAGGCGCCAAATACGCCTGGAGCGGGAATAACAAGGCGGGTGAAGGCACCATGGAGATCCTCGCAGCATCGAACAGTGGTGTGAAGATCGACCTGCGCTTCATTCGCCCCTTCAAGAACGACTGCATCACGCACTTCTATTTCACGCCGCAAGGCCATGCCACCACCGTGCGGTGGACCATGGATGGCCCCAACCTCTTCATGGGAAAGCTCATGAGCCTGTTCATCCCGATGGACAAAATGATCGGCAAGGACTTCGAGAGCGGTCTCGCTGGGCTGAAGGCACAAGCAGAGAAACACAATTGAGTCGGCAGATCACTGGTTGCGCACTCCCATAGAGGCCGGATGCGCACACGGAGGCACGGAGACACGGAGTGCGCCAGCTGCGCTGGCGGTCGGGTATTTCTCCGAGCCTCCGTGTCTCCGTGTGACGCTCTGTGCGACCAAACCTTTGGGACCCCTTATCTATAACATGACAAACGCCTTCGCCGGGCTACGGCGCTCAATGCATGGCACACTACATCGATGGTTTCATGATCGCTGTTCCGAAGAAGGCACTGGCACGTTACAAGAAGCTAGCGACCGCCGCGAGCAAGGTCTGGATGGACCACGGCGCCCTGCAATACTGGGAATGCGCCGGTGAAGACCTGGAGCACGAGGGCATCCTCTACCCCTTCCCCAAGGCGGCGAAATGCAAGCCGGGTGATACGGTCGTGTTCTCCTGGATCGTGTACCGCAACCGCAAGCACCGCGACCAGGTCAACAAGAAGGTGATGGCCGACCCGCGCATGGACAAGATGTACCGCGAGCAGATGAAGACGCCAATCTTCGACCATAAGCGCATGGCGTATGGGGGCTTCGTTGGGCTGGTGGAGAAGGGATAAGTAGCGGGGGGGGTACCTTAGCCGGTATGGATACGCTGATAGCCCAACACGCCCGCAACAACGTCTCAACCCCGGCCGCCGACGAGATCCGCATCACGCGGGTGTTCAATGCGCCACGCGAACTGGTCTGGAAGGCCTGGACCACGCCCGCGATGCTGGTGAAGTGGTTCGGCTGTGCGGCCTTCAGCACGGAGAGCGCAGAGGCCGATGTGCGCGAGGGAGGCAGCTACCGCGTGGTATTGCGCAACCCGCACGGTGAGGATATCCCGATCTACGGGCGCTACACCGCTGTTCACCCCGTGGGCCACTTGGCCTTCACACACCAGTGGGAGAAGCCGCCCGTGCCGGTGAATCCGGCACACCACCACACGTTGGTCACTGTTGATCTGCACGAAGAGGGGCAGCGCACACGCATGGAATTCCGGCAGACCGGTCTTGCCACCGTAGCCTCACGCGATAGTCACGTGGGCGGTTGGTGCGATAGCATGGATGCCTTGGCGACCAGCTTGGATTGAGCCCTGCGCCTACTTTGGCGGCCCTGCATGAGCAAACAACGCCGCAAGAGCAGCGATTGCCCCAATTGCGGCAATCATCTGCGCCACGACGATGAATTCTGCAGTCGCTGCGGACAGGAGAACCACGAACTGCGGGTACCGATCGGCCATCTCTTCTTTGAGTTCATCGAGAGCATCACTCACTTCGATGGGAAGCTGTGGGCAACGCTCCGGGCCATGGCGGTGCCGGGGAAGATCACCGATGATTACCTGGCCGGCAAACGCGCCCGTTTCGTGCCGCCCGGCCGGCTGTACATCTTCACCAGCGTTGTGTACTTCTTCCTTCTCGGCGTGTCGCTCAACAACGGCAACGTGGCGGGGCTGCGGTTGAAACCTGCTGTAGCCGATAGCACAAGCACCGAAAGCGCGGACACCATCCCAACGGACTCCGTACAAGGAGAACGGGTTGCCATGGAAAACGGCGAGATCGAAGCGAGCTTCACCGTTCCCGATTCTTTGCTGGACCGTTTGCGACCCCGTGCCGATCGCCTAACGCGCGAAGAGCTCGACAGTGCCCTGGTATCCATCGGCTGGGAACCGAAGTGGATCAACCGGCGGCTCCTCGCCGGTTTGGCGCACATACCTGACGACCAACAAGCCGCGATGACCTACCTCATGCGCCTCTTCCCCAAGGCCATGAGCTACAGCATGTTCCTGCTCATGCCCTTCCTGGCGGTGCTGCTTGAACTGCTCGTGGCACGACGGCGGTTCTACTATGAGCACTTCATCTTCAGCGTGCACGTCCACATCGCCTCGTTCCTGATCAGCATCGTGCAAACGCTGCTGGGGTTCGTGCTGCCCGAATTCCTTTCCGCCGTGGTGGGTCTGGTGGCCACCATCGCCATGGTCGTGTATTTCATTCTCGCGCTCAAGCTGGTTTACCGGAAGTCCATCGGCGCGGCCATCGGGTACAGCTTCCTCCTGGCCTTGCCCTACTACTTGGCTACGGCGGTGCTGGTGCTGGTCTTCTTCGTGGTGGGTTTCATGTGGGTGTGAGCATGGGACCGCGATGGCCAATGAGCTATCTTCGGCCAATGCCTGGAATGAGACAGTTCTTTCTGCTTGCGGTGTGCGGGATGTGGCTATCCCCGATGTGTCTCGGCCAAGGCACTGATCCCACATTTGTTATCGGCGGTGGGCTTGCTCCGGTTTACCCCACCATGCACATGGACGTGTACTACCCGGAGGAAGCAAGGGACGCGGATCTTGAAGGAAGCGTCATTCTGGGCGTAACAGTGGATACACTCTGCCAAGTGAAGGACAAGCGTATCATTCAGGATATCGGGATGGGCTGTGGGAGAGCAGCCTTGGTCGGGGTGGACAAGGACTTTGAGCTTGGACTGATGAAGAGGTTCGACTTCAAGTGCACGGTTGGCGAAATGCTCGTGCCTGTCCGGTTCGAACCGAATGATTGAAACCGGTCGGCCTCAGCAACGGTCGTGTCATGTGCTGATCTTCGCCCCATGTCCTACTCCAAGATCCTCTTCTCCATCTCCGGCTCCGTTGCCACCATCCGCCTCAACCGCCCGGACAAGCTCAACAGCTTCGACCGGGAGATGGCGCTGGAGGTGATCGCTGCGTTGGATCAATGCAAGTCCGATGCTAACGTGCGGGCAGTGCTGCTCTCCGGCGAGGGCCGGGCCTTCAGTGCGGGGCAAGACCTGGCCGAAGCCATTGCTCCAGGCACCAAGATCGAGGACATCCTTACCACCCAGTACAACCCTATCGTGAGACGCCTGCGGGCACTACCGAAGCCGGTGGTAGGGGCCGTGAACGGCGTTGCCGCAGGAGCTGGCGCCAACATCGCCTACGCCTGCGACCTGACCCTGGCCGCCGAGAGCGCCAACTTCATCCAGAGCTTCATCAACATCGGGCTCATCCCGGACAGCGGCGGCACGCACACCTTGCCTCGTCTGGTCGGTATGCAGCGCGCCTTCGGGCAGATGATACTGGCGCCCAAAGTGAGCGCCAAGGATGCGGAGGCCCAAGGCATGATCTGGAAGTGCGTGCCCGATGCCGATCTGATGAACGAGGCAACAGCACTGGCCACCCGTTTGGCCGCCATGCCCACCAAGGCCATTGCCCTCACCAAGGAGGCCCTCAACCGAGCGCAATACAACACCCTCGACGCCCAACTGGACGCGGAGAACGAGCTCCAGACCATCGCCGGCCGGAGCCATGACTACAACGAGGGTGTGCAGGCGTTCCTGGAAAAGCGCAAGCCCGTTTACAAGGGCGAATAAGACCTTCGCCGCATGGACCAGAACACCATCGTTGGCGTCATCGGCGCGGGCACCATGGGCAGCGGCATTGCGCAAGTGGCTGCCCAGGCCGGGCACACGTGTTACCTCTACGATGCCAACAGCGCTGCCATTGAACGAGCACTGATCGGCTTGCGCGGCACCATCACCAAGCTGGTGGAGAAGGGCAAGTTCACCCCGGAACAAGGCATAGCCATCGGCGACCGTCTGAAGCCGGCCACCAACCTGAAGGACCTTGGCTCGTGTGGATTGGTCATTGAAGCCATCGTCGAGGATCTGGTCATCAAGAAGAAGGTCTTCGCTGAACTGGAAACACTGGTTGGCGAGGATGCCGTGCTTGCTACCAACACCTCCTCGCTTTCGGTAACGGCCATCGCCGCGGCTTGCAAGAAGCCCGAACGCGTCATCGGGCTGCACTTCTTCAACCCCGCTCCACTACTGCCGCTGGTGGAAGTAGTCCCGGGTTTGCAAACGGCTTCCGAACTGGCGGCTTCGTGCACAGCAATCATGAAGGCTTGGGGCAAAACACCGGTGGTCTGCAAGGACACCCCCGGCTTCATCGTGAATCGTGTGGCACGGCCGTTCTACGGTGAGGCGATCCGGATCTTCGAAGAGGGTATTGCGGACATGCCCACCATCGACCGCGCCATGAAGGAGGTCGGTGGTTTCAAGATGGGCCCGTTCGAGCTGATGGACCTCATCGGCAACGACATCAACTTCACGGTGACGAAAACCGTTTGGGAGAGCTTCTTCTTCGACCCGCGTTACAAACCCAGCTTCACCCAGCAGCGCCAGGTCGAGGCTGGCTGGCTGGGACGCAAGACAGGTCGTGGGTACTACACCTATGACCAAGGTCAACCCCAAGTGCTTGTCACTCCGAGCGAAGCCAAGGGGGACCAACACCTTCTCGGCAGCATCCACCTGCGCATCCTCGTCATGCTCATCAACGAAGCTGCGGATGCCTTGCACCTCGGCGTTGCCAACCGCGAGGACATCGACCTGGCGATGACAAAGGGCGTCAACTACCCAAAGGGGCTTCTGAAGTGGGCGGATGACCTGGGGCTTCCCACCTGTCTTGCGGAACTGGAACACCTGCAGGCTGAATACGGAGAGGACCGCTACCGACCCAGTCCGCTGTTGCGGCGCTTGGCTGCCAAGGGTGCCGCATTTTATTGAACTGGTTCAAGTAACGGAGGGCGTTGCCCGTGTTTAATTCGCGGCCCCGGAAACGAACCGACCAAACCACACCATGAAATTCCAAGTTGCTACCGCTGCCACCCTGGCTGCCCTGTTCCTTGTTGCCTGCGGCCCCAACGCCGAAGAGCAAGCCGCTGCAAAAGCCAAGGCCGAGGCCGATAGCCTCGCCGCTGCTGCTGCGCAGGAAATGACCTACACCATCGATGCCGCTTCCAGCAAAGTGAACTGGACCGGCACCATGCTGGGCATCAAGAACCACACGGGTACCCTGCTGTTCAGCAATGGCACCGTGATGACCAAGGGTGGTATGCTCTCCGGCGGTGAATTCACCGTGGACATGAAGAGCTACACGATGACCGACACCAACTATGCGCCCGACGGCAGCGAAAAGGGCACCCGCGCCATGCTCATGGGCCACCTGATGAGCCCTGATTTCTTCGCAGTGGACAGCTTCCCCACGGCTACGCTGAAGATAACCAGCGCTAACGGCAACACCGCCACCGCCGACCTCACCGTTCGTGGTAAGACCAACAGCGAGACCATCACGGATATCGTTGTTACCCCGAACGAAGACGGCAGCATGACCGCCACCGGCAAACTGGTGTTCGACCGCCAGAAGTACAACGTGAAGTGGGACAGCGGCAGCAAAGAGGCCGTGCTGAACGATAACATCGAACTGACCGTGGAGCTCAGCGGCAAGGCTGCTCAGTAACCGCGTTTGGTGAAAGCAGGAAAGCCCCAGCAATGGGGCTTTCTTGTTTTCTGCCGGGGCGCGTTTGCTACCACGGCCGGAGCGCGTTTGCAACGCGCTCCACTGGGAAGTGCGCTTCAAGCGCACACGCTCACTTCAGCGCACCGGCCATCCACGCATTGAACGGGCACATGGCCAGGTAGTGGGCCATGAGCACATCAATGAGCTTGGCATCCGCCACCAGCTTGGCCGGACGGTCAACCCCTACATAGAACTGCTTATTGGCGATGAGCGGCTCCTTCTTGGCCGCTTCCTTGAACTCGGCGGGCAGCACTTTGTTGGCTTCGCCCTGCACGCTTCCGAAGGTGCTCACGAACGCCTTGGCTTCAATGACCTTGCGGAAGCCCTTCGGATCGCGCACTATGGCCGTACGGATCTTCTCCAATTGGTCCTTCTCAGGCTGGTAGCAACCGCCGTAGATCTTCACAGCCTCGGGGCCCAAGGCGAAGTAGATGCCGGGCACCGCATGGTCCTTGCGTCCAGCGGGTGATATGATGGCCGATGTCTCCAGCTTGTAGGGCGTCTTGTCCTTGCTGAACCGGATGTCTTTGTTGATGCCGAAGATGGCCTCCTTCGGCTCGATGGCAATGGCCTTGTCGTGCTTGGCGATACGCTTGATGGCCTCGCCGACGAAGGCCTCGAAGGGCTTCTTCACGCTGGCCTCGTAGCGCTTGCGGTTTGCATCGAACCATTCCTTGTTGTTGTTCTTCGCCAGGTCTTTGAAGAAGGCGTTGAAGTCGTTGGTGAACCAGGCCATGGTGGTTTTCTTTGGGGTGGAGGCCGAAGGTGCCATGAAAAGGGAGACCGCCAATACCACCCCGGAACTGTTCGGCCCGATGTACGTCGGCAGCATCACCAGCCCCGTTGGCAAGGTTTACGTGGAATGCGATGGCGAGCGGATCACCAGTGTGTCGTTCAGCAGCCCCGGGCGTGGCCTGCGGGGCAAACAACCCAAACTCCTCAAGGAAGCCCTGCTCCAACTGGCCGGTTACTTCAAAGGCACCCGCAAGAAATTCGACCTGGCCTTGTACCAAGTAGGTAGTCCATACCGCCGCAAGGTTTGGACCCGGCTTTCGGCCATACCCCAAGGGCAAGCCATCACCTACGAGCAGTTGGCGGCGGAGGTGGGCGGTAATCCACGCTCAGCAGGCACGGCCTGCGCGGTGAACCCGTTGCTGATCCTGGTGCCCTGCCACCGGGTGATGGGCAAGACCGGCTTGCTCACGGGCTATGCTGGCGGCATCTGGCGCAAGAAGTGGCTGCTGGAGCACGAGGGCGTGCTGGCCAAGGAACTCTTCGATTGAGCGGCCATTGGTCGGGGCGCGTTTGCAACGCGCCCCTCGTGGGAAGGGCGCCTGTGGCGCCGCCGCTACCTTGCGCCCATGGAACCGAAGGCGCTGGCGGAGAAGATCGTGGCCCGGATGTACGACAACGACCCCTTCAGCATCTGGTTGGGCATTGAGCGGTTGGTTGTGGATGCCGGAACCTGCACCCTGGGGTTGACCGTGAAGCGCGACATGCTGAACGGTTTCGCGATCGCCCACGGCGGCATCACCTACTCACTGGCCGATAGTTGCCTGGCCTTTGCCAGCAACAGTCACGGCATCCAGTGCGTGAGCGTGGAAACCTCCATAGCCCACACCCGGCCTGTGAAGGAGGGCGATGTGCTCACCGCCATTGCCAGTGAGCTGGAGCGCAGCCGGCGCTTCGGTCGGTACGACGTGCGCATTACCGACCAGACGAACAAGACCGTGGCCCTGTTCCGGGGCACCGTGTTCCGCACCGGCAAACCTTGGTTCCCTGAACTGACCCCCAGCGAAGAATGAACGCAGCCTATATCGTTGACGCAGTACGTACCCCCATCGGCAGCTTCGCCGGCACCTTGGCCCCGGTCCGCGCCGATGACCTGGCCGCCCACGCCCTCCGGGAACTTCTCAAGCGCCAACCCGGCTTGGATCCTGCCGCCATCGACGACGTCATCCTCGGTTGCGCCAACCAAGCCGGTGAGGACAACCGCAACGTTGCACGGATGGCATTGCTGCTGGCCGGCTATCCGGTGAGCGCTCCTGGCGAAACAGTTAATCGACTGTGCGCAAGTGGAATGAGTGCAGTTGTTCAAGCCGGGAGAGCCATCGCGGCGAACCATGGCGATGTACTCATTGCCGGTGGCGTGGAGCACATGACCCGTGGCCCTTGGG
Protein-coding sequences here:
- a CDS encoding DUF1801 domain-containing protein, which produces MRDLPKTSSSRTSGKPTNTDEYLKQLPADQRKTLEALRKQILAAAPACTEHFGYGLPGFKYNDHPMLYLGAAKNHVALYGSVPVGFKDRLKDFHVSKGTIQFTPEKPLPAALVKDIVKMKMAEIEVRWPVKPKKTAAKKAAKNALKKK
- a CDS encoding SRPBCC domain-containing protein codes for the protein MKDRIVYTSRLIHAPRERVFAAWTDPEQLARWWGPQGFTNTFHRFELKSEGIWEFTMHGPKAMDFNNTCVFKRIEPPAYLEFDHLKEMHFYKAMVTFVEVPEGTRIDWTMHFDTAEELAPIKTFIEKANEENMDKLQELCTGAS
- a CDS encoding DoxX family protein yields the protein MKKLNITYWIITALFSGFMIFSSYGGITLMPEAVAMLHDHLGYPLYFIQLVSWAKVLGAIAILLPMVPARVKEWAYFGFFVDLVAAIVSFAAVGDPIASWLPVFVFIAVLVWAYWLHHKRLQPRN
- a CDS encoding SRPBCC family protein; this translates as MLLYILIGLAVIIVGILIAASLKPNTVHYERSAVINASPEKILPHIADFHNWKPWSPWEKLDPTMKRDHLGAAHGVGAKYAWSGNNKAGEGTMEILAASNSGVKIDLRFIRPFKNDCITHFYFTPQGHATTVRWTMDGPNLFMGKLMSLFIPMDKMIGKDFESGLAGLKAQAEKHN
- a CDS encoding DUF1428 domain-containing protein — encoded protein: MAHYIDGFMIAVPKKALARYKKLATAASKVWMDHGALQYWECAGEDLEHEGILYPFPKAAKCKPGDTVVFSWIVYRNRKHRDQVNKKVMADPRMDKMYREQMKTPIFDHKRMAYGGFVGLVEKG
- a CDS encoding SRPBCC domain-containing protein; the encoded protein is MDTLIAQHARNNVSTPAADEIRITRVFNAPRELVWKAWTTPAMLVKWFGCAAFSTESAEADVREGGSYRVVLRNPHGEDIPIYGRYTAVHPVGHLAFTHQWEKPPVPVNPAHHHTLVTVDLHEEGQRTRMEFRQTGLATVASRDSHVGGWCDSMDALATSLD
- a CDS encoding DUF3667 domain-containing protein, with amino-acid sequence MSKQRRKSSDCPNCGNHLRHDDEFCSRCGQENHELRVPIGHLFFEFIESITHFDGKLWATLRAMAVPGKITDDYLAGKRARFVPPGRLYIFTSVVYFFLLGVSLNNGNVAGLRLKPAVADSTSTESADTIPTDSVQGERVAMENGEIEASFTVPDSLLDRLRPRADRLTREELDSALVSIGWEPKWINRRLLAGLAHIPDDQQAAMTYLMRLFPKAMSYSMFLLMPFLAVLLELLVARRRFYYEHFIFSVHVHIASFLISIVQTLLGFVLPEFLSAVVGLVATIAMVVYFILALKLVYRKSIGAAIGYSFLLALPYYLATAVLVLVFFVVGFMWV
- a CDS encoding energy transducer TonB — its product is MDVYYPEEARDADLEGSVILGVTVDTLCQVKDKRIIQDIGMGCGRAALVGVDKDFELGLMKRFDFKCTVGEMLVPVRFEPND
- a CDS encoding 2-(1,2-epoxy-1,2-dihydrophenyl)acetyl-CoA isomerase, producing the protein MSYSKILFSISGSVATIRLNRPDKLNSFDREMALEVIAALDQCKSDANVRAVLLSGEGRAFSAGQDLAEAIAPGTKIEDILTTQYNPIVRRLRALPKPVVGAVNGVAAGAGANIAYACDLTLAAESANFIQSFINIGLIPDSGGTHTLPRLVGMQRAFGQMILAPKVSAKDAEAQGMIWKCVPDADLMNEATALATRLAAMPTKAIALTKEALNRAQYNTLDAQLDAENELQTIAGRSHDYNEGVQAFLEKRKPVYKGE
- a CDS encoding 3-hydroxybutyryl-CoA dehydrogenase, which codes for MDQNTIVGVIGAGTMGSGIAQVAAQAGHTCYLYDANSAAIERALIGLRGTITKLVEKGKFTPEQGIAIGDRLKPATNLKDLGSCGLVIEAIVEDLVIKKKVFAELETLVGEDAVLATNTSSLSVTAIAAACKKPERVIGLHFFNPAPLLPLVEVVPGLQTASELAASCTAIMKAWGKTPVVCKDTPGFIVNRVARPFYGEAIRIFEEGIADMPTIDRAMKEVGGFKMGPFELMDLIGNDINFTVTKTVWESFFFDPRYKPSFTQQRQVEAGWLGRKTGRGYYTYDQGQPQVLVTPSEAKGDQHLLGSIHLRILVMLINEAADALHLGVANREDIDLAMTKGVNYPKGLLKWADDLGLPTCLAELEHLQAEYGEDRYRPSPLLRRLAAKGAAFY
- a CDS encoding YceI family protein: MKFQVATAATLAALFLVACGPNAEEQAAAKAKAEADSLAAAAAQEMTYTIDAASSKVNWTGTMLGIKNHTGTLLFSNGTVMTKGGMLSGGEFTVDMKSYTMTDTNYAPDGSEKGTRAMLMGHLMSPDFFAVDSFPTATLKITSANGNTATADLTVRGKTNSETITDIVVTPNEDGSMTATGKLVFDRQKYNVKWDSGSKEAVLNDNIELTVELSGKAAQ
- a CDS encoding DUF2461 domain-containing protein → MAWFTNDFNAFFKDLAKNNNKEWFDANRKRYEASVKKPFEAFVGEAIKRIAKHDKAIAIEPKEAIFGINKDIRFSKDKTPYKLETSAIISPAGRKDHAVPGIYFALGPEAVKIYGGCYQPEKDQLEKIRTAIVRDPKGFRKVIEAKAFVSTFGSVQGEANKVLPAEFKEAAKKEPLIANKQFYVGVDRPAKLVADAKLIDVLMAHYLAMCPFNAWMAGALK
- a CDS encoding methylated-DNA--[protein]-cysteine S-methyltransferase, which produces MVVFFGVEAEGAMKRETANTTPELFGPMYVGSITSPVGKVYVECDGERITSVSFSSPGRGLRGKQPKLLKEALLQLAGYFKGTRKKFDLALYQVGSPYRRKVWTRLSAIPQGQAITYEQLAAEVGGNPRSAGTACAVNPLLILVPCHRVMGKTGLLTGYAGGIWRKKWLLEHEGVLAKELFD
- a CDS encoding hotdog fold thioesterase, whose amino-acid sequence is MEPKALAEKIVARMYDNDPFSIWLGIERLVVDAGTCTLGLTVKRDMLNGFAIAHGGITYSLADSCLAFASNSHGIQCVSVETSIAHTRPVKEGDVLTAIASELERSRRFGRYDVRITDQTNKTVALFRGTVFRTGKPWFPELTPSEE